The window GAACACCAGCCAGCCCATGCCGCAGGCCGAGATGATCTGGGCATAGAAGAAGGGCGTCAGCACCGAGGCTTCGGCGTGCCGGTAGGCGCTGTTCTGCAGGAAGTGGCCGATGGTGCTGGTGATGCCGGTGGAGACCAGGATCGCCAGTTCCACCATCGTCGGGGTATGGCTGGTCCAGAAGAAGGGCACCAGGAGCGTAGAGACGACGCTACCCACCAGGGCGCCGTAGAACAGCGTCACCATGGGATTGTCGGCCTGGCTGGCCTTGCGGTTGAGGATGGAGAGCAGGGCCTGGGTCAAGGCCGAGATCAGCCCGAGCGCCACGCCGTAGGGCGGGATGTCGCCACTCGGACGGATCACGATGAGCATGCCCGTAAAACCCACCAGCACGGCGATCCAGCGTGACAGATAGCTGCGCTCGCCCAGCAGCCAGGGCGAGATCGCCAGCACGATCAGCGGCGCGCAGAAATTCATGGCCGTGCCCTCGGCCAGCGGCACGATCTTCAACACCGAAAAGAAAATCAGCGTCGAGCCCAGCAGCAAGGCGCCGCGCCCCAGTTGCAGCCCGAGCCGGTTCGACTGCAGGATGCTGCGTCCATGGCGGCGCCGGTACAGCGGCGCCAGGGTGGCGGCCATGAAGAACAGGTTGATGGTGTAGCGCATCCAGGCAATCATGACCACGTGATAACCGGCCAGGGCCAGCAGCTTGCCGGCGGTATCCAGCAGCGACAGGGTCCAGAGCCCCGAGATCAGGAACAGGATGCCCAGCTTATGGGTGCGGGCGATGGGCAGTTGCGACAGGACGGCGCTGGACATGGTCTCGGATGATCTGGTTGAACACGGCGCGAATGGCCGGGATGAATTCGCTGGCGGTCAGGCCTACCGGGCCCAGGCCGCTGGCCACCAGCTGGTCGGCCGCAGCCCCGTGTATCCAGGTAGCGGCCAGGGCGGCGGCGCGGGCCGGCCAGCCTTGCGCCAGCAACGCCCCGCATAGCCCGGAGAGCACATCGCCGGTACCGGCGGTGGACAGGGCAGGGTTGCCGCTGGGATTGATGGCGATCTCGCCATCGGGGAAGGCGATGACCGTTCCCGCGCCCTTGAGCACGGTGATGGCGTTGAACTGCCGAGCCAGCTGGCGCGCTGCGTGCGGGCGGTCCTGCTGGACTTGCTGGGTGGTGCTGTCGAGCAGCCGCGCCGCTTCCAGGGGATGCGGGGTGATGATGGTCTTGGCCGCCGCGCCAGCCTGGCTGCGCCGGTGCAGCTTGTGCTGCAGGGCGGGTTCGGCCGAGATCAGGTTCAGGGCGTCGGCATCGACCACGATCTCGGCTTCGCTGTCCAGGGCGCGCGCCAGGATGTCATGCGCATGGCGCGAGGTGCCCATGCCGGGGCCGACCACCAGCGCCGCGCTGGCGGCGAATTCGACCCGGTCGGCCAGCCGGAACATCAGTTCGGGGTGCTTGTCGTCATAGGCCAGGCCATCGTCGACAAAGGCCACATAGACGCGTCCGGCCCCGCCGAAGGCCGCCGTACGGGCCGCCAGCACCGGCGCGCCGGCCATGCCGCGCGCCCCGCCCACCACGATGACGTCGCCATAGCTGCCCTTGTGGCTGTTGTTGGCGCGTGGCTTGAGGGCCGTGGCAAAGCTCTGCGGCCCATT is drawn from Herbaspirillum seropedicae and contains these coding sequences:
- a CDS encoding DMT family transporter — protein: MSSAVLSQLPIARTHKLGILFLISGLWTLSLLDTAGKLLALAGYHVVMIAWMRYTINLFFMAATLAPLYRRRHGRSILQSNRLGLQLGRGALLLGSTLIFFSVLKIVPLAEGTAMNFCAPLIVLAISPWLLGERSYLSRWIAVLVGFTGMLIVIRPSGDIPPYGVALGLISALTQALLSILNRKASQADNPMVTLFYGALVGSVVSTLLVPFFWTSHTPTMVELAILVSTGITSTIGHFLQNSAYRHAEASVLTPFFYAQIISACGMGWLVFGQFPDRVTVLGIAIICASGIGIAYIEHKRAHPLPPADPMESV
- a CDS encoding bifunctional ADP-dependent NAD(P)H-hydrate dehydratase/NAD(P)H-hydrate epimerase, which translates into the protein MSALHTVAEIRRIEQEALAALPPYTLMQRAGAAIAELAQQMLCSSTASSPSVLVLAGPGNNGGDALEAACLLEEAGIEVTVQLHADESRQPPDARRALARAREAEIQFIEDHGDALLRQQAWALVIDGLFGIGLARPPGPRLRLIIDYINSLRCPVLSIDVPSGLDADTGSIVGGRDGAAVQATHTLTFIGDKPGLHTCDGSDHSGQIVVDTLEIAAERFLPTRAFLNGPQSFATALKPRANNSHKGSYGDVIVVGGARGMAGAPVLAARTAAFGGAGRVYVAFVDDGLAYDDKHPELMFRLADRVEFAASAALVVGPGMGTSRHAHDILARALDSEAEIVVDADALNLISAEPALQHKLHRRSQAGAAAKTIITPHPLEAARLLDSTTQQVQQDRPHAARQLARQFNAITVLKGAGTVIAFPDGEIAINPSGNPALSTAGTGDVLSGLCGALLAQGWPARAAALAATWIHGAAADQLVASGLGPVGLTASEFIPAIRAVFNQIIRDHVQRRPVATAHRPHP